One part of the Bradyrhizobium sp. CB1650 genome encodes these proteins:
- a CDS encoding 2-oxoacid:ferredoxin oxidoreductase subunit beta, with protein sequence MTYIAKPKFHHPGLKKNELGYTHRDYEGKISTLCAGCGHDSITASIIEACYELSIEPHRVAKISGIGCSSKTPDYFLGNSHGFNSVHGRMPSVLTGANLANRDLIYLGVSGDGDSASIGFGQFAHSIRRGVNMTYIVENNGVYGLTKGQFSATADRGSKSKKGVTNTDNAIDLVAIALQLGATFVARSFSGDKTQLVPLIAAAIRHKGASFIDVISPCIAFNNHAGSTKSFDYVREHNDAVNRLDVLVGRDPIAVDYAPGMVQVVEQHDGSKVALRKIDADYDPHDRLGAMTFLQKHAAKGQIVTGLLYVDPEAEDLHEHLNTVETPLNTLEADALCPGSAVLDKINASLR encoded by the coding sequence ATGACCTACATTGCAAAGCCGAAATTTCATCATCCGGGCCTGAAGAAGAACGAGCTCGGCTACACGCATCGCGACTATGAAGGCAAGATCTCGACGCTGTGCGCCGGCTGCGGCCACGACTCGATCACCGCCTCGATCATCGAGGCGTGCTATGAGCTGTCGATCGAACCGCACCGGGTGGCGAAGATTTCCGGCATCGGCTGCTCGTCGAAGACGCCGGACTATTTCCTCGGCAATTCGCACGGCTTCAACTCCGTGCACGGCCGCATGCCGTCGGTGCTCACCGGAGCCAACCTCGCCAACCGCGACCTGATCTATCTCGGCGTTTCCGGCGACGGCGACTCCGCATCCATCGGCTTCGGCCAGTTCGCGCATTCGATCCGGCGCGGCGTCAACATGACCTATATCGTCGAGAACAACGGCGTCTACGGCCTGACCAAGGGCCAGTTCTCGGCGACCGCCGACCGCGGCTCGAAGTCCAAGAAGGGCGTGACCAACACCGACAACGCCATCGACCTCGTGGCGATCGCGCTGCAGTTGGGGGCCACCTTCGTCGCGCGCAGCTTCTCCGGCGACAAGACCCAGCTCGTGCCGCTGATCGCGGCCGCGATCCGCCACAAGGGCGCGTCCTTCATCGACGTCATCAGCCCCTGCATCGCCTTCAACAATCACGCCGGCTCGACCAAGAGCTTCGACTATGTCCGCGAGCACAATGACGCGGTGAACCGGCTCGACGTGCTGGTCGGCCGCGACCCGATCGCCGTCGACTACGCGCCGGGTATGGTGCAGGTGGTCGAGCAGCATGACGGCAGCAAGGTCGCACTGCGCAAGATCGATGCCGACTACGATCCGCACGACCGGCTGGGGGCGATGACCTTCCTGCAGAAGCACGCCGCCAAGGGGCAGATCGTGACCGGCCTGCTCTATGTCGATCCCGAGGCGGAAGATCTGCACGAGCATCTCAACACGGTCGAGACGCCGCTCAACACGCTGGAAGCGGATGCGCTCTGCCCGGGTTCGGCGGTGCTGGACAAGATCAACGCCAGCCTGCGTTGA
- a CDS encoding DUF4286 family protein, translating into MPLAGKGMLLTSMDIDAADEADFNRWYDREHLEERVAIEGFLEARRYVAHAANPKYLCLYSTATLDVLDSPAYRARLASPTEWSRQTMARFKNMLRVVARITISNGTGRGAALGVVRLRPRPDDAGAWRDALREKLAPETRDGIISMHLLESEPELSGATAEIPATRNEGARDWFVLIDGTQVSAVSTVIAERFTGPAAAPFPLPVSVGTYCLIWDLAKSDISRG; encoded by the coding sequence ATGCCGCTCGCCGGAAAGGGCATGCTGCTGACGTCGATGGATATCGACGCAGCCGATGAAGCCGATTTCAATCGCTGGTACGATCGCGAACATCTGGAAGAGCGTGTCGCGATCGAGGGTTTCCTGGAGGCGCGGCGCTATGTCGCGCACGCCGCCAATCCAAAATATCTCTGCCTCTATTCGACCGCGACGCTCGACGTGCTGGACAGTCCCGCCTACCGGGCGCGGCTCGCGAGCCCGACCGAGTGGTCGCGCCAGACCATGGCGCGCTTCAAGAACATGCTCCGCGTGGTGGCGCGCATCACGATCAGCAACGGCACCGGGCGCGGCGCGGCGCTCGGCGTGGTCCGGCTGCGTCCGAGACCCGACGATGCCGGGGCATGGCGTGATGCGCTGCGGGAGAAGCTGGCACCGGAAACGCGCGACGGCATCATCTCCATGCATCTGCTCGAAAGCGAGCCGGAGCTGTCCGGCGCCACGGCGGAGATTCCGGCTACGCGCAACGAAGGCGCGCGCGACTGGTTCGTGCTGATCGACGGCACACAAGTCAGCGCCGTCTCGACCGTCATCGCCGAGCGCTTCACCGGACCCGCTGCCGCGCCGTTCCCGCTTCCCGTCTCGGTCGGCACCTATTGCCTGATATGGGACCTCGCCAAGAGCGATATCTCGCGCGGCTGA
- the pqqC gene encoding pyrroloquinoline-quinone synthase PqqC, with protein MNAASMTGMTALSIGKDLKLNSAEELEATLRHIGATRYHSLHPFHKLLHGGKLNKGQVQAWALNRYYYQSTIPIKDAVVISRFRDRATRLEWRHRIEDHDGDVGSEGGIERWLKLTEGLGLDTAYVESTEGILPATRFAVEAYVHYCREKSPLEAIASSLTELFAPNLHEERISGMLEHYDFVNPDIMSYFKRRLAQAPRDAGFALDYVKAHARTPDERAAVCNALIFKTNVLWVQLDALYHAYVEGHIPPGAFVPKAS; from the coding sequence GTGAATGCCGCGTCAATGACAGGAATGACCGCGCTCTCGATCGGCAAGGACTTGAAGCTCAACTCGGCCGAGGAGCTCGAGGCGACGCTGCGCCATATCGGCGCCACGCGCTATCACAGCCTGCATCCCTTCCATAAGCTGCTGCATGGCGGCAAGCTGAACAAGGGCCAGGTGCAGGCCTGGGCGCTCAACCGCTACTATTACCAGAGCACGATCCCGATCAAGGACGCGGTGGTGATCTCGCGCTTCCGCGACCGCGCCACGCGGCTGGAATGGCGCCACCGCATCGAGGACCATGACGGCGACGTCGGCTCTGAAGGCGGCATCGAGCGATGGCTGAAACTGACCGAGGGTCTCGGCCTCGACACCGCCTATGTGGAATCGACCGAAGGCATTTTGCCTGCGACCCGCTTTGCGGTCGAAGCCTACGTCCATTACTGCCGCGAAAAGAGCCCGCTGGAGGCGATCGCCTCCTCGCTCACCGAATTGTTCGCGCCGAACCTGCACGAAGAGCGCATCTCCGGCATGCTCGAGCACTACGACTTCGTCAATCCTGACATCATGAGCTACTTCAAGCGGCGCCTGGCGCAGGCGCCGCGCGATGCCGGTTTTGCGCTCGACTACGTCAAGGCGCACGCGAGAACGCCGGACGAGCGCGCCGCCGTCTGCAACGCGCTGATCTTCAAGACCAACGTGCTTTGGGTGCAATTGGATGCCCTCTACCACGCCTATGTCGAGGGTCACATTCCACCGGGCGCATTCGTGCCAAAAGCGAGCTGA
- a CDS encoding DUF4399 domain-containing protein produces the protein MNVIRCVALAAALALLPGAAYSQGKTAPKDAKLYFITPRDGQKVRGSFWVRFGLRNMGVTHAGDDYQNAGHHHLLIDVNDPIDPKEPIPQDKSHLHFGAGQTETLLDLPPGMHTLQLVLGDAKHYPFEPPIVSEKITVRVRQPVSARQ, from the coding sequence ATGAACGTCATTCGCTGCGTCGCGCTGGCGGCGGCGCTCGCATTGCTTCCGGGCGCCGCCTATTCGCAGGGCAAGACCGCTCCCAAGGACGCAAAGCTCTATTTCATCACCCCGCGTGACGGGCAGAAGGTCCGCGGCAGTTTCTGGGTCCGGTTCGGCTTGCGCAACATGGGCGTGACGCATGCCGGCGACGACTACCAGAACGCCGGGCATCATCATTTGCTGATCGACGTCAACGATCCCATCGATCCCAAGGAGCCGATCCCGCAGGACAAGTCGCATCTGCACTTCGGGGCGGGGCAGACCGAAACCCTCCTCGACCTGCCGCCCGGGATGCACACGCTGCAGCTCGTGCTGGGCGATGCCAAGCACTATCCGTTCGAGCCGCCCATCGTGTCGGAGAAGATCACGGTACGCGTCAGACAGCCCGTTTCAGCGCGGCAGTGA
- a CDS encoding FAD-dependent oxidoreductase yields MKPTDIAAPDYFHKVVDCQWACPAHTPVPEYIRLIAQGRYSDAYMINWKSNVFPGILGRTCDRPCEPACRRVRVEENPVAICRLKRVAADFKDDIKQRLPHPAAKNGKRIALVGGGPASLTVARDLAPLGYHCTVFDADPEAGGMMRTQIPKFRLPNSVIDEETGYILDLGVEFKGGHRIDSMKSLLAEKYDAIFVGSGAPRGRELDIPGRKEAAANIHIGIDWLSSVSFGHTDKIGKRVIVLGGGNTAMDCCRTARRLGGEDVKVIVRSGFDEMKASPWEKEDAIHEDIPILNFLVPVAFMHDNGKLTGVTFQKVKAEYDAKGRRNLVPSGEPDQTFECDDVLVAVGQENAFPWIEQDCGIEFDKWHMPKVDPKTFVSTNPKVFFGGDAAFGPKNIIWAVAHGHDAALSIHRLLSGEDITERPLPEVHVSSQKMGIHEWSYDNDISVDKRFKVPHRDKVVALKDIRAEVELGYDVKLALGEAHRCLNCDVQTVFSTALCIECDACADICPMDCITFTANGEESDLRQRLKAPSPHPDQDLYVSSDLKTGRVMVKDEDVCLHCGLCAERCPTGAWDMQKYFIEMTHAGSSCPTKSRSAA; encoded by the coding sequence ATGAAACCGACCGATATCGCGGCCCCCGACTACTTTCACAAAGTGGTCGATTGCCAGTGGGCCTGTCCAGCGCACACCCCAGTTCCCGAATACATCCGTCTGATCGCCCAAGGCCGCTACAGCGACGCCTACATGATCAATTGGAAATCGAACGTGTTCCCCGGGATCCTGGGGCGCACCTGCGATCGTCCATGCGAGCCGGCCTGCCGCCGCGTACGCGTCGAGGAAAATCCGGTGGCGATCTGCCGCCTGAAACGCGTCGCGGCCGATTTCAAGGATGACATCAAGCAGCGCCTGCCGCATCCGGCTGCGAAGAACGGCAAGCGCATCGCGCTGGTCGGCGGCGGCCCGGCCTCGCTGACGGTGGCACGCGATCTGGCGCCGCTCGGCTATCACTGCACCGTGTTCGATGCCGACCCCGAAGCCGGCGGCATGATGCGCACGCAGATCCCAAAGTTCCGCCTGCCGAATTCGGTGATCGACGAGGAGACCGGCTACATCCTCGACCTCGGCGTCGAGTTCAAGGGCGGCCACCGCATCGACAGCATGAAGTCGCTGCTCGCGGAGAAGTACGACGCGATCTTCGTCGGCTCCGGCGCGCCGCGCGGCCGCGAACTCGACATTCCCGGCCGCAAAGAAGCCGCCGCCAACATCCATATCGGCATCGACTGGCTATCTTCCGTTTCCTTCGGCCATACCGACAAGATCGGCAAGCGCGTGATCGTGCTCGGCGGCGGCAACACCGCGATGGACTGCTGCCGTACCGCGCGCAGGCTCGGAGGCGAAGACGTCAAGGTCATCGTGCGCTCCGGCTTCGACGAGATGAAGGCCTCGCCCTGGGAGAAGGAAGACGCGATCCACGAGGACATTCCGATCCTCAACTTCCTCGTCCCCGTCGCCTTCATGCACGACAACGGCAAACTCACCGGCGTCACCTTCCAGAAGGTGAAGGCGGAGTACGACGCCAAAGGCCGCCGCAACCTCGTTCCGTCGGGCGAGCCCGACCAGACCTTCGAATGCGACGACGTGCTGGTCGCGGTCGGCCAGGAGAACGCCTTCCCCTGGATCGAACAGGATTGCGGCATCGAGTTCGACAAATGGCACATGCCCAAGGTCGATCCGAAGACGTTCGTCTCGACCAATCCAAAGGTGTTCTTCGGCGGCGATGCCGCCTTCGGCCCCAAGAACATCATCTGGGCGGTGGCGCACGGCCACGACGCGGCGCTGTCGATCCACCGGCTGCTCTCGGGCGAGGACATCACCGAGCGCCCGCTGCCGGAGGTGCACGTGTCCTCGCAGAAGATGGGCATCCACGAATGGAGCTATGACAACGACATCTCCGTCGACAAGCGCTTCAAGGTGCCGCATCGCGACAAGGTGGTCGCGCTGAAGGACATCCGCGCCGAGGTCGAGCTCGGCTACGACGTCAAGCTCGCACTCGGCGAGGCGCATCGCTGCCTGAATTGCGACGTGCAGACCGTGTTCTCGACCGCGCTCTGCATCGAGTGCGACGCCTGCGCCGACATCTGCCCGATGGATTGCATCACCTTCACGGCGAACGGCGAGGAAAGCGACCTGCGCCAGCGCCTGAAGGCACCCTCGCCGCATCCGGACCAGGACCTCTACGTCTCCAGCGATCTCAAGACCGGACGCGTGATGGTCAAGGACGAGGACGTCTGTCTGCATTGCGGACTGTGCGCCGAGCGTTGTCCCACCGGCGCCTGGGACATGCAGAAATATTTCATCGAAATGACCCACGCAGGATCTTCATGCCCGACAAAAAGCCGATCAGCAGCGTAA
- the pqqD gene encoding pyrroloquinoline quinone biosynthesis peptide chaperone PqqD, translating to MAGPRHISVSETSRPVLPRHAKLKYDETRQVWVILAPERVLAPDEIAVEVLKLCNGECNVGDVADQLAAKYAAPREAILADVIAMLQDLADKGFLTEAREKTP from the coding sequence ATGGCCGGGCCGCGTCATATCAGCGTCAGCGAAACGAGCCGGCCCGTGCTGCCGCGGCATGCTAAGCTGAAGTACGACGAGACGCGGCAGGTCTGGGTGATCCTGGCGCCGGAACGGGTGCTGGCACCGGACGAGATCGCGGTCGAAGTCCTTAAGCTCTGCAATGGCGAGTGCAACGTCGGCGACGTCGCCGACCAGTTGGCCGCGAAATACGCCGCGCCACGCGAGGCGATCCTCGCCGACGTCATCGCCATGCTGCAGGATCTCGCCGACAAGGGCTTTCTCACCGAGGCCCGGGAGAAGACGCCATGA
- a CDS encoding 2-oxoacid:acceptor oxidoreductase subunit alpha yields the protein MPDKKPISSVNDFVVRFANVNGSGSASANELFARAILRHGVPVSPRNIFPSNIQGLPTWYEVRVTEAGHLGARGGVDMMVAMNPQTWDKDVAGIEPGGYLFYDSTKPMPSTKFRDDITVIGVPLTAITNSTYTDPRQRQLFKNIIYLGALCALLDMDPKVIEQLIGEQYKGKEKLLSSNVHALHLGRDWALQNLKCPIGLRIKRADKVGDRIFIEGNSAAALGAVYGGATVCAWYPITPSSSVAEAFTSHCKKYRHDPETGKAKYAIVQGEDELASIGIVIGASWNGARAFTATSGPGISLMTEFIGLSYFAEIPAVIMNIQRAGPSTGMPTRTQQCDIIACAYASHGDTKHVLLFPEDPAEAFEFAAASFDLAERLQTTIFLMLDLDIGMNHRLCRPLKWDDAKQYDRGKVMTAEMLEEGRDFGRYLDVDGDGIPYRTYPGTHPTKGSYFTRGTSRDRYARYSEEGPVYADNMQRLVRKFETAQDLVPRPLQANAERPTKYGVIYFGSTSPAMDEAIGLLEARGHQLDRLRIRAFPFHSSVASFLAEHDFVYVVEQNRDSQLRQLIVNENGIDPVRLVPIVHYDGTPITARFIAKAIGDHQDHLKVTPLRKAVS from the coding sequence ATGCCCGACAAAAAGCCGATCAGCAGCGTAAACGACTTCGTCGTCCGCTTCGCCAACGTCAACGGCTCGGGGTCGGCGAGCGCCAACGAGCTGTTCGCCCGCGCGATCCTGCGCCATGGCGTGCCGGTCTCCCCGCGCAACATCTTTCCCTCCAACATCCAGGGCCTGCCGACCTGGTACGAGGTGCGGGTGACGGAAGCCGGCCATCTCGGTGCCCGCGGCGGCGTCGACATGATGGTGGCGATGAACCCGCAGACCTGGGACAAGGACGTCGCCGGCATCGAGCCCGGCGGCTACCTGTTCTACGATTCCACCAAGCCGATGCCGTCGACCAAATTCCGCGACGACATCACCGTGATCGGCGTGCCGCTGACCGCGATCACCAATTCGACCTACACCGATCCGCGCCAGCGCCAGCTTTTCAAGAACATCATCTATCTCGGTGCGCTGTGCGCTCTGCTCGACATGGATCCGAAGGTGATCGAGCAGCTCATCGGCGAGCAATACAAGGGCAAGGAGAAGCTGCTCTCCTCCAACGTCCATGCGCTGCATCTCGGACGCGACTGGGCGCTGCAGAACCTGAAATGCCCGATCGGGCTGCGCATCAAGCGGGCCGACAAGGTCGGCGACCGTATCTTCATCGAGGGCAACAGCGCCGCCGCGCTCGGCGCCGTCTACGGCGGCGCGACGGTGTGCGCCTGGTATCCGATCACGCCATCATCGTCGGTGGCGGAGGCCTTCACCAGCCACTGCAAGAAGTACCGGCATGATCCCGAGACCGGCAAGGCGAAATACGCGATCGTGCAGGGCGAGGACGAACTCGCCTCGATCGGCATCGTGATCGGCGCGTCCTGGAACGGCGCCCGCGCCTTCACCGCGACCTCGGGCCCGGGCATCTCGCTGATGACGGAGTTCATCGGCCTATCCTATTTCGCCGAGATCCCGGCCGTGATCATGAACATCCAGCGCGCCGGCCCTTCGACGGGCATGCCAACCCGCACCCAGCAATGCGATATCATCGCCTGCGCCTATGCTTCGCATGGCGACACCAAGCATGTGCTGCTGTTCCCGGAAGATCCGGCCGAGGCGTTCGAGTTCGCCGCGGCGTCCTTCGATCTCGCCGAGCGGCTCCAGACCACGATCTTCCTGATGCTCGACCTCGACATCGGCATGAACCACCGCCTCTGCCGTCCGCTGAAATGGGACGACGCCAAGCAGTATGATCGGGGCAAGGTGATGACCGCGGAGATGCTCGAGGAAGGCCGCGACTTCGGCCGCTATCTCGACGTCGATGGCGACGGCATCCCCTACCGCACCTATCCCGGCACGCATCCAACCAAGGGTTCGTACTTCACCCGCGGCACCTCGCGCGACCGCTATGCGCGCTATTCCGAGGAAGGCCCCGTCTACGCCGACAACATGCAGCGCCTGGTGCGCAAGTTCGAGACCGCGCAGGACCTCGTGCCGCGCCCGCTCCAGGCCAATGCGGAACGGCCGACCAAATACGGCGTGATCTATTTCGGCTCGACATCGCCGGCGATGGACGAGGCGATCGGACTGTTGGAAGCGCGGGGGCATCAGCTCGATCGCCTGCGCATCCGCGCCTTCCCGTTCCACTCGAGCGTGGCGAGCTTCCTTGCGGAGCACGATTTCGTCTATGTGGTCGAGCAGAATCGCGACAGCCAGCTCCGCCAGCTCATCGTCAACGAGAACGGCATCGACCCGGTGCGCCTCGTGCCGATCGTGCATTACGACGGCACGCCGATCACCGCCCGTTTCATCGCAAAAGCCATTGGCGACCACCAGGATCACCTCAAGGTGACCCCGCTCCGCAAGGCCGTGTCATGA
- the pqqE gene encoding pyrroloquinoline quinone biosynthesis protein PqqE, with translation MSDVLGNPTIPPDASDSLAVLEKQRSTAETFGIPLAVLLEITHRCPLQCPYCSNPVELDRAGKELTTEEWKKVLSELAEIGVLQVHFSGGEPTARKDLVELVRHASDVGLYTNLITSAVLLTRDRISALADAGLCHVQISFQGNEEGLSDRVAGYKGAHHKKLEVAKWTRELDLPLTVNAVMHRQNLHQLPDIIQMAIDLDADRLEVANVQYYGWALKNRAALMPTVAQLDETTRIVEEARERLKGTLAIDYVVPDYYALRPKKCMGGWGRQFFNISPAGKVLPCHAAESITGLEFESVRSNHSIAWIWQNSDAFNRYRGTGWMKEPCKSCEFREIDFGGCRCQAFALTGDAANTDPACALSPLHETIFKQAEREAEGETNRFLYRNFAGGTLEAETSESGENGA, from the coding sequence ATGAGCGACGTGCTCGGCAACCCGACCATCCCGCCTGACGCCAGCGACAGCCTCGCGGTGCTGGAGAAGCAGCGCTCGACGGCGGAGACGTTCGGCATCCCGCTCGCCGTGCTGCTCGAGATCACCCATCGCTGCCCGCTGCAATGCCCGTACTGCTCCAATCCGGTCGAGCTCGATCGCGCCGGCAAGGAGCTGACCACCGAGGAGTGGAAGAAGGTATTGAGCGAGCTCGCCGAGATCGGCGTGCTCCAGGTGCATTTCTCCGGCGGCGAGCCGACGGCGCGGAAAGACCTCGTCGAGCTGGTCAGGCATGCGAGCGATGTCGGCCTCTACACCAACCTGATCACCTCGGCGGTGCTGCTGACGCGCGACAGGATCAGCGCGCTCGCAGACGCCGGGCTCTGCCACGTGCAGATCAGCTTCCAGGGAAACGAAGAAGGCCTCTCCGACCGCGTCGCCGGCTACAAGGGCGCGCATCACAAGAAGCTGGAGGTCGCGAAGTGGACCCGCGAGCTCGACCTGCCGCTCACCGTGAACGCGGTGATGCATCGCCAGAACCTGCACCAGCTCCCTGACATCATCCAGATGGCGATCGATCTCGATGCCGACCGGCTCGAAGTCGCCAATGTGCAATATTACGGCTGGGCGCTGAAGAACCGCGCCGCGCTGATGCCGACGGTGGCGCAGCTCGACGAGACCACGCGCATCGTCGAAGAGGCGCGCGAACGCCTGAAGGGCACGCTCGCGATCGACTATGTCGTGCCGGACTATTACGCGCTGCGGCCGAAGAAGTGCATGGGCGGCTGGGGCCGGCAGTTCTTCAACATCTCGCCGGCCGGCAAGGTGCTGCCCTGCCACGCCGCCGAGAGCATCACCGGGCTCGAATTCGAGTCCGTGCGCTCCAACCATTCGATCGCCTGGATCTGGCAGAACTCCGATGCCTTCAACCGCTATCGCGGCACCGGCTGGATGAAGGAGCCCTGCAAGTCCTGCGAATTCCGCGAGATCGATTTCGGCGGCTGCCGCTGCCAGGCCTTTGCGCTGACGGGCGATGCCGCCAACACAGATCCCGCCTGCGCGCTGTCGCCATTGCACGAGACCATCTTCAAGCAGGCCGAGCGCGAGGCCGAAGGCGAGACCAACCGCTTCCTCTACCGCAACTTTGCCGGAGGCACGCTGGAAGCAGAGACTTCGGAGAGCGGCGAGAATGGCGCCTGA
- a CDS encoding SUMF1/EgtB/PvdO family nonheme iron enzyme, with translation MGEIRNFRSGSHDEPPHGAMPRRLAAIIVGDIAAYSRLMQADEEGTHVRVKRIERDLIQPSIVEHHGSLVKTTGDGFIAIFDSPVEAVRCSIVIQQNLIGRNASLPKHSRIEYRIGVNLGDVIVEPDDIYGDGVNIATRIEGIAEPGQVYISGAIYEQIKHKVVCGYESLGDRKVKNITDPVRIYRVLPDADAVGRTRSRRENALIFFLGITLMVIAAGVLWYLLAPPPGKVGEQAAAPAASPSPQPSPHEAATQTPQPSPSLASAPSPAPSPSATPLREPQMVAIRGGSFAMGSNDDPTERPVHQVSIKPFSIGKYPVTVQEWNECAAAKACGFTATGKDDAPVANVSWTDAQQYAAWLAQAAKKPYRLPSEAEWEYAARGGTQTKYWWGDKLQPGMAGCKDCGDLAAEQPAKVGSFKPNPFGLYDMGGGVDQWVEDCWHRTYQGAPGDGAAWTGGDCTSHVLRSGSWKNDSRYVRPSNRDGYDTNVRYPTHGFRVALSP, from the coding sequence GTGGGCGAAATTCGCAACTTCAGATCCGGGAGTCATGATGAGCCGCCGCACGGCGCGATGCCTCGTCGTCTCGCCGCGATCATTGTCGGTGACATCGCTGCCTACAGTCGCTTGATGCAGGCCGACGAGGAGGGCACGCATGTCCGCGTCAAGCGGATCGAGCGGGATCTCATACAGCCCAGCATCGTCGAGCACCATGGAAGTCTGGTGAAGACGACGGGCGATGGCTTCATCGCCATCTTCGACAGTCCCGTCGAGGCCGTTCGATGCAGTATCGTCATCCAGCAGAACCTCATCGGCCGCAACGCCTCGCTCCCGAAGCATTCCCGGATCGAGTACCGCATTGGCGTCAATCTCGGTGACGTCATCGTCGAGCCGGACGACATCTACGGCGACGGCGTCAACATCGCAACTCGCATCGAGGGCATTGCCGAGCCCGGTCAGGTCTACATCTCAGGCGCGATCTACGAGCAGATCAAGCACAAGGTGGTGTGCGGCTATGAATCGCTCGGAGACCGCAAGGTCAAGAACATCACCGATCCCGTGCGGATCTATCGCGTGCTACCGGACGCAGATGCGGTCGGCAGGACGCGAAGCCGGCGGGAGAATGCCCTGATCTTTTTCCTCGGCATCACGTTGATGGTCATTGCCGCCGGCGTGCTCTGGTATCTGCTGGCGCCGCCGCCGGGCAAGGTCGGCGAGCAGGCCGCCGCGCCGGCCGCATCCCCGAGCCCGCAGCCTTCGCCGCACGAAGCGGCGACGCAGACGCCGCAGCCGTCTCCCTCATTGGCTTCCGCGCCGTCGCCGGCGCCAAGTCCATCGGCGACACCCCTCCGCGAACCCCAGATGGTCGCCATTCGCGGCGGCAGCTTCGCGATGGGAAGCAATGATGATCCGACCGAGCGCCCGGTCCATCAGGTCTCGATCAAGCCGTTCTCGATCGGCAAATATCCGGTGACGGTGCAGGAGTGGAACGAATGCGCCGCTGCCAAGGCGTGCGGCTTCACCGCCACCGGCAAGGACGATGCGCCTGTCGCCAACGTGAGCTGGACCGACGCGCAGCAATACGCCGCCTGGCTGGCGCAGGCGGCGAAGAAGCCCTATCGGCTGCCGAGCGAAGCCGAATGGGAATATGCGGCGCGCGGCGGAACGCAGACCAAATATTGGTGGGGCGACAAGCTGCAGCCGGGCATGGCCGGGTGCAAGGATTGCGGTGACCTCGCGGCCGAGCAGCCGGCGAAAGTCGGCAGCTTCAAGCCCAATCCATTCGGGCTCTACGACATGGGCGGCGGCGTCGATCAGTGGGTCGAGGACTGCTGGCACAGGACCTATCAGGGTGCCCCAGGCGACGGCGCGGCATGGACCGGCGGAGATTGCACCTCGCACGTCCTGCGTTCGGGCTCCTGGAAGAACGATTCGAGATATGTGCGGCCGTCCAACCGCGATGGTTACGATACTAATGTTCGTTACCCGACGCATGGATTCCGCGTCGCGCTCAGTCCTTAA
- the pip gene encoding prolyl aminopeptidase, whose amino-acid sequence MAPDADAASSVKRADPFAPLTSEMLDVGDGHEIYVESVGRADGIPAVYLHGGPGSGCQPDHRRLFDPDRFCAVLFDQRGCGRSRPKGSRAHNTTAHLIADMEMIRKKFGFARWMVIGGSWGATLALAYAEAHPERVSGIALRATFLGTRAEVEIGFTSRLSQFYPALQEDFLSVLPPEERERPVEAYWRRILDADPAVHGPAARAWHDTERILSEHKPARARLDLASLNVWRTLPATPFMEAHYFINDSFMTQDQLLCNAGRLAGIPGIIVQGRYDLLCPPETSQALAKVWPGSEIRIVEEAGHSLYDTGVRDAVMKSIADLASKAAR is encoded by the coding sequence ATGGCGCCTGACGCCGACGCAGCCAGTTCAGTCAAGCGCGCCGATCCCTTCGCGCCGCTGACCTCCGAGATGCTCGACGTCGGCGACGGCCACGAGATCTACGTCGAGAGCGTCGGCCGTGCCGATGGCATCCCCGCCGTCTATCTGCATGGCGGGCCCGGCAGCGGCTGCCAGCCCGATCATCGCCGGCTTTTTGATCCCGACCGATTCTGCGCCGTGCTGTTCGATCAGCGCGGCTGCGGCCGCAGCCGGCCCAAGGGATCGCGCGCGCATAATACGACGGCGCATCTGATCGCGGACATGGAGATGATCCGCAAAAAATTCGGCTTCGCGCGCTGGATGGTGATCGGCGGTTCCTGGGGAGCGACGCTGGCGCTGGCTTATGCAGAGGCGCATCCCGAACGCGTCTCCGGCATCGCGCTGCGCGCGACGTTTCTGGGCACGCGAGCCGAGGTGGAAATCGGCTTCACCAGCCGCCTGTCGCAATTCTATCCCGCGCTCCAGGAGGATTTTCTGAGTGTGCTGCCGCCCGAGGAGCGCGAGCGGCCGGTGGAGGCCTATTGGCGCCGCATCCTCGACGCCGATCCCGCCGTGCATGGCCCCGCCGCGCGAGCCTGGCACGACACCGAGCGCATATTATCGGAACACAAGCCCGCGCGGGCGCGGCTGGACCTCGCCTCTCTGAACGTGTGGCGCACGCTGCCGGCGACGCCGTTCATGGAAGCGCATTACTTCATCAACGACAGCTTCATGACCCAGGACCAGCTCTTGTGCAACGCCGGCAGGCTCGCCGGCATTCCCGGCATCATCGTCCAGGGCCGCTACGACCTGTTGTGCCCGCCTGAGACATCGCAGGCGCTCGCGAAAGTCTGGCCGGGTTCCGAGATTCGCATCGTGGAAGAAGCAGGCCATTCGCTCTATGATACCGGCGTGAGGGACGCGGTCATGAAGTCGATCGCTGATCTCGCTTCGAAAGCCGCGCGATAA